Genomic segment of Cyanobacteriota bacterium:
AATATTGTTGCTTATGAATGGAATTCAGATATCGATGATTTCATTGGTGATCAAGAAGATATAGTTGTAAATAATTTAACAGAAGGCTCTCATGCTATTTCGGTCAGAGTGAGAAATATCCAAGGTGAATGGTCTGAACCAGTGTTTAGAATCTTAAATGTGACGAACACTCGTATAATTAGTCCAGCCGTTTTCGATACCTTTAGTTTTAAGATTAATCAGCGCAAGCGAACATTGTATGCGGGACTCGGTGGTAGAGAGAGACGTAGGGAAGTTCAGGCTTATAAATGGATCTCTAATGTAGATGGTACAGTAGGTAGTAGGCGAGGACTGAATTTGAATAATCTAACTAATGGGTTTCACAAAGTATCTTTATTAATCCAAGACAGAGCAGGTAATTGGTCTGAAGCCAAACAAAAAGTTATTAGCGTCGGCTCTTAAGGACACGCTGTAAAACGAAGTTTTTCTAGTCGGGTCCATGATGAAAGGTTCTGTCCGTGCAAAGCACGTGCCAGATAAGGGTTGAGACATTGCAATTTTTAGTGAATGCTTAAGTTAGATAAAAGTCTATAATATAGTAGTGCTCAAACAACACTACTCAGAAATTATTATTGGTGCCGGGATTGCCGGTCTTAGCTACGCCTATAAATCTACAAGCGATTTTTTATTAATCGAAAAATCTTCTCAGCTTGGCGGTTCTTGGCAAAGTCGCAACTACAAGAATTCCATTTATGAATTTGGTCCTAATTCTTTCATGAACCGTTCTGAAGGACTTGAAGCGATGATTGATACAATTGGTTTTCGTGATCAAGTGATTAGCCATGATTTTAAAAAATCCAAGCGCTATCTCTGTCAGAATGATCAACTCAAGTTGGCGAGTCCTGGTTCGTTGATATTTTCTGATTTGCTGAGTTTGCCAGCGAAGCTCTCGGTTTTGCGTGAGCCTTTTTTATCTAATAAATCACAGAGTGATGATGAGTCAATTCATGACTTCATCTCAAGACGTTTTAATGCAGAGCTGGCTGATTTATTAGGTCACGCGCTCAAGGGTATTTGGGCTGGTGACGCTAAGATGCTTTCTGCTCAGGCTGCATTGCCGTTATTGAAGGATTTGGAATCAAATTATGGATCAATCTTGGCTGGATTTATACAAAAACCCAAGTCTAGTAAACAACATAGCAAGACTTTACAAACTTGTTCTTTTATAAAAGGGATGTCAAGTTTCTGTGAGGCTCTTGGCGCCTATATTGGTGAAGAGGCAATACTACGAGGAGCCGATGCTCGTTTAATTAGTTATGATGGCGAGCGTTACTTGCTTGAAATTAATTCTCAACAAATCACTTGTGATCATTTAGTACTTGCGACCAAGGCTTATCAAGCAGCTGAATTCTTGTCAGTTGTTTATCCCAAGCTCAGTGAGCTATTGAACAGAATCTATTACGCAGATATTGAGCTAAATGCTTTTAGTCTTAGTCGCAATTTATTTAATCCAAACTTACTCAAGACTTTTGATGCTTTTGGTTTTATTAACGCGAATGCGGATTCAAGTCTGATGGGCACTATTTTTTCTTCAGAGCTTTTCCCTGAGAGGCGACTAGCAAATGAGTTATTGTTTACTAGTTTCTCGCGCTTTGCGAGGTCACAGTCTCCTGCAAATGAGTTAACAAGAATACTTCAGCCATACATAAATACCAAACTTAAAGTTGATGATTTCAAACTAATTGATCAGCAATTATGCAAGCAGGCTATTCCTCAGTACAATATCGGTTACCTGAGTATTATCAGCCAGATTAATAATGAACTTCCTGCTAGCCTCAAGCTCTTGGGTAATTATATTGGTGGAGTGGCATTCAAAGATACGATTCAAAGAAGTTTTGAACTTGCGGGCCAAGCTAAAAGCTCTAGTGCTAGAATGGCCTTATGATCTTTGAAGGCATGTGGAAAGGGGTAGTTTTTGGATTCAGTATGCTGACCCTAATTGGGATATTGTTCTTCACTG
This window contains:
- the hemG gene encoding protoporphyrinogen oxidase; translated protein: MLKQHYSEIIIGAGIAGLSYAYKSTSDFLLIEKSSQLGGSWQSRNYKNSIYEFGPNSFMNRSEGLEAMIDTIGFRDQVISHDFKKSKRYLCQNDQLKLASPGSLIFSDLLSLPAKLSVLREPFLSNKSQSDDESIHDFISRRFNAELADLLGHALKGIWAGDAKMLSAQAALPLLKDLESNYGSILAGFIQKPKSSKQHSKTLQTCSFIKGMSSFCEALGAYIGEEAILRGADARLISYDGERYLLEINSQQITCDHLVLATKAYQAAEFLSVVYPKLSELLNRIYYADIELNAFSLSRNLFNPNLLKTFDAFGFINANADSSLMGTIFSSELFPERRLANELLFTSFSRFARSQSPANELTRILQPYINTKLKVDDFKLIDQQLCKQAIPQYNIGYLSIISQINNELPASLKLLGNYIGGVAFKDTIQRSFELAGQAKSSSARMAL